The following DNA comes from Synechococcus sp. CC9616.
GATCAGCAACATCCTTGATTCCTTTAACGATCGAACCACATGAAACCTGGAATCAGGTTTCCAAACTGCAGTTGATCATTAACTCAAAGGGAACTGCAGCATTCGGCAACTGCAAAAGCGTGCTGGAAAGAGTTGCAATGTCCTGCGGCTGCGTCATCGCCTCAGGAGCCACACGGCTGATTGAGGTGGCCATTTCTGTATTCACCCAACTGGGGCAAAACGCTGTCACCCGAATTCCGGCCTCCCAGCCTTCGTTGCGCATCGTTTGGCACAGCGCCATCAAGGCGAACTTGCTCACTGGGTAACCGGCCATCCGCCCCTTGGAGCGCTTGCCACTCATCGAAACCAACACCTGAATCCTCCCCTCACCACTGGCACTCAGCGATGGCCAGGCCGCCCGGGTCAACCACCAGGGCCCCATCACATTCACCCGCCAAAGATCATCGAGATCGGTCTCCTCGCCCTCTGAAAACAGCAAGCCCGTGCGACGCAAAATCCCCGCGCAATGAATCAAAGCCGTGAACCCATCACGCCAGTGCGTTGTGGCGGCCACCCACTCAGACGCGGAAGCCGGATCACAAGCGTCGTAGGGATGCACAAGCACCCTGTCCTGTCCGGCATCGACAAGATCCGGATGGTCCTGGCGCAATCGATCTGGATCCCGTACACCAAGGCTGATGTTGTGGCCATCGTTCAGCAAGCGTTGGGCGATGGCGAACCCGATACCGCGGCTAGCGCCGCTGATCATCACGGTGCGTTTGATCAAGACA
Coding sequences within:
- a CDS encoding SDR family NAD(P)-dependent oxidoreductase; the encoded protein is MKRTVMISGASRGIGFAIAQRLLNDGHNISLGVRDPDRLRQDHPDLVDAGQDRVLVHPYDACDPASASEWVAATTHWRDGFTALIHCAGILRRTGLLFSEGEETDLDDLWRVNVMGPWWLTRAAWPSLSASGEGRIQVLVSMSGKRSKGRMAGYPVSKFALMALCQTMRNEGWEAGIRVTAFCPSWVNTEMATSISRVAPEAMTQPQDIATLSSTLLQLPNAAVPFELMINCSLET